The sequence ACCATCATGGGCCCCGCTGAGACCCGGCAAGGGCGGGGCCAGAAATATCCGTTCCCTCCGTGACGCGTCAGAGCCCTTCACTCGCATGGGGCAAAAGTGGGGCCAGAACAACCCGTTCAAGTGGGGCCAAAACTGCCCGGCGAAAACACAAGGTCGGTCTGCCTTCTGCAACACCCCTTAGGGGCTGTCTCCTTGAATGGCTATGGGCGCCATTCCTGCTGGTAGGCGGGGTGTTCGGCGTATGACTGGCCAAGGACTCGTAGTGCGTATGCCAGGCCAGGCGAGCGGGAGTCCGAGGGGTCCATGGCTTTGTAGTCGTTCGCCAGTTGCTCGATCAGATCGAGCATGGGGAGGTGGCTGTCGAGAAGGGCCTTGCCGCCCAAGGTGCCAGCCACGTAGGCGTAGGCGTGGTTGTCGTCATTGACGCGTGCGATGAGGAACCGTACAAGATCGTCCATGTGGCCATCTTCGCGGACAAGGCGCTTCAGGGGTCACGCGGCTGTCCAGATGAGGATGGTAGCGAGGTGGAGTGCGGCCTGGTAGGCGATGGCGAGCTTGTCCGTTCGCATGGCCAGGCCGCGCCGTTCCTTGAGGCGGTTGGCGTTGCGCTGCTTGTACGCCTCGGCGTCGAAGGCCGGGGGCCTCCGTCGCGGCCTCGCCGTAGTCGGTGGCCGCCCAGTCCCTCGGCGTGCGCCTCGCCACCCACGACGAGTTCGAGTTCGCCGCAATGGTCGCAGAGCTGGTCGACTGACGGCCCGTCAGTCCGCCGCCACCTCGTCGGCGATCGTGCGCTCCTCGCCCGCCGGGTGAGTCACGTGGTGGACGAGCGCCGCGAGCAGACCGCCGACCAGTGGCGCGACGATGAACAACCACAGCTGCGACAGCGCGGAACCACCGGCGAACAGGGCCGGGCCGAGGCTGCGCGCCGGATTGACCGACGTGCCGGTCAGCGGGATGCCGATGAGGTGGATGACGGCGAGGGCGATGCCGATCGGCAGGCCGTCGAAGCCGACGACCGCGACCCGGTGCGTCACCCCGAGCACCACGAACACCAGGAGGAAGGTGAGGACGACCTCGGCGAGGAACGCGCCGCCGGTGTTGATGTGCACCGCGGACCGGTCCCCGTATCCGTTGCTGCCGAAGGCGCCGTCGGCACGGAAGCCGGGCACTTGCTTGGCGAGCAGAAAAAGCAGGGCCGCCCCGGCGATGCCGCCGACGAACTGCGCGATCCAGTAGCCGATCGCGGCGGTCACGTCGATGCGGCGGGCGCACAACATGCCCAGGGTCACCGCCGGATTGACGTGGCACCCGGAGATCGGTCCGAGCGCGTAGGCGAGGGCGAGCAGCACGAAGCCGAAGGCCAGCGCGATCCCCACGGTGCCGATGAACTCGACCCCCAGAACCGCGCAGCCCACGGCGAAGAAGACCAGGAGCAAAGTCCCGAGGAACTCCGACGCCAACGCCCGCGTGCGCTTCGCCATCGCCACCACCCTCACTTACGTCATTTTCAGTCGTGTCGTAAGGAAGCCTCAGCCGGACGGGGTACGCGCGCCCGTCGGAGGGCCGTGATACGGGGCCGAAGGAGTGACGGACGGACGTCGCCGGCCCCGCATCGGCCGCCTCGCGACGGCAGCGCGTGCGGCTTCGGCAGGCCGCCCCATCCAGAAGTGCAGGCGACTTCGCGGAAGGGCCGCCGGTGCGCCCGGTGCGTCGTGGAAGCCCGCGTACAGCGGCCTGCTCGAGGTGCCGCTCGACCCGCTCCCGCAGCGCGCGCCGATCGACACGACCGTGCTGCCGCTCGCCACCGGCGGCAGCACCACGCACGACCTGGCCCACGACCACGCGCCGCGCCCCGTCCTGACCTCCGAGGGGCGACACACATCTGCCCGGCTGGCCACCCTGGAAGCCGACGTGTTCCCGGGCCGGCCGCAGGGTCGGGTGGGTTCTCATGCCGTGACGGGCGCCCGTCGGTTTGCACGCGCGCGGGTGCGTCTGGCAAGGTCGCCGGTCCGTTCCGCTACGCGAATGATGCGATCCGGAAGTTCCTGCTCTCCTGTGCTCCGTTGCGGATCGTCCCCCTCCGTCAAGTACCGCAGAATCGTCTTCCTCGACTACGCCGACCTGGTCGAGGGCCCCCGCGACCCGTCGGCCATCGCCCGGCTGGGCGGCTGCCTGCGGACGGTAGCGGTCGAGCGGTGAGCAGTCGTTCGCCGCGTACCCGAGGTGGGTCGTACAAGTGGCGCTGCTCTGTGGGCGGGCTCATCGTGGGGGCGAGGGACGCGGGCTCCTGGTCCGTAGGCTCTGCCCACCGGTCCCGAGGTCGGTGACAGCCGTCGTCCGCACAACTGCCGAGATCATGGGATCTGCGTATGAAGCGAATGGGAACAGTGAGGGCAGGGGCGCTGCTGAGCCTGGCCCTGTTGGGGTTTTCCGCCCCGGCGGCGGTCTCCGCCGGGACCGGCGGCGCGGGGACAGCACCGAGCGTGCTTTGTGGCACGGACGGCGCCACGGGTCTGGCGGTGTCGACCGGAAGCGCGGCGGACTGCGCGGTCGCCCTGCGGGTGGCAGGCGCCTACACCAAGGCCGGGACGCGGGGGAGCGGGGCGGTCACCACGGTCGACGCGGACGGTACCGTGTGGCGCTGCCAGGAACGGCAGGGCGACCCGAACCCCTACCAGGAATGTGTGGACACGACCGACGAGACCCGGCACATCACGCTGACCTCATGACACCCACCGGTTCTGCCCCTGGGGCCCGGGTCGGCCGGAGCTGGTACGGGTCAGGTGACCGGGCTGACGTAGTTGCCCGGGCGGCTGGCGGCCTCCTGCCGGGTGACGCTGCCCCACCGCCACGTGAGGGTCTTCACGGTGCCGCCGGGCAGGGTGACCACGGCCTGGTCGGGACGGATGGTCTCGTTCCCGTTCTTCCCGGTGTCGCCGAGGAAGGTGATGGTGAACCTCGCGGTCTTGCCGGGGGCGAGATCCACGCTGCCGCCTCCCCGCTGTTGGAGCAGCGTCTCCGGCACGCCGTTCGTGGTGAGCTTGACCGACGGGGCGCCGAGCAGGGAGCAGGCACGGTCCCCGGTGTTCTTCACCTGGACGCGGGCCGTCTCCTGCCGGTCGCTGCCGCCGCCCGGCTTGGCCGTACCACCTGCCCAGGACAGGGCGACGTGATCACAGGCAGGTGAGCCGGGGGCGGCCGTGGCCGGGACGGCGACGGAGAGGGAAGAGACCAGGGCGCCGGCTGCGACCCAGCGTGCGAGGTTCAGGACGCGCTGCATAAGGACCTCCTTTGAGTGTGGCGGCAGTGCTGGCAGGTATCTGGTACCGCGTACGGGACGACGGACCCCTCTTGAACCACGAACCACTGAACGCTGAACCGCTGAGCGCTGAACCGCTGAGCGGGAGCTGGCTTTCCTGGCGGGCGGGTCGCGTCGGCTGGTGGTGACAGAGCTGTACCGGATGGCCGGGCAGGGCCGGCTGACCGTGGCGGAGGACGGCACGGTCACCGTCCATGACGGCGCACACCCGACCGGGGCGGCGGATGGTGTCGAGAAGGCGCTTATCAAGGCGGCGGGCATCTCCCGCAGCGAGCGAGTGGGAAAGTGGTGGTCCGGCCCGCCGAGGGCTGCGCGGTGCAGACATTCGGTGATGCCTGCGGGCGGAGGATCTGCTGATCCACCCCCCTACGGCGCCGGCAGCACCGTGCGCGGCGCCTGCCGTGGTGGTCGGCGGTCCTCACTCCGGCGTCGGCGGTACGGGAACTCGCCACCGGTACTCCGGCCGCCGGTGGGCCGGTGTGGCCTGCCGACGAGCGTGGCCGTCATCGCGATGCTCGTCAGACCGCCCTGGGACCGGGTGCCGTAGCGATTCCAGTCGACGCCCGACACCCTGCGCGGTGAAGGAGCACGTCCGGCGTCCCGGCGTCCGGTCGACGCTCCGACCGCTCTTGCCGTCACCCCTGTGGGCGCGGTGGCCCTCGGCGGGCCGGCCGCCTCGCGCAACCCGGAGCCCGAGGCGCTGGTCATCACCCCGGGGACCTGGAGGGCCGGGGACCTGGAGGGCCGGGGACTTGGCGGGCCGGGGACCCGGCCTACGGCGGCTCCTCTGCCATCGGTGATGGCACGTCAGGGCTTTGGGGTTCGTGCGGATATGCCGGCGCGGGCGAGGATGGCGGGTGTGGCGCAGGCGACGGTGGGAGATGCGGAAGCGCAGGGGCGGGACGGACGACGTGCCATGGGCGAGGCAGCCGGGCACATGGAACCTCCCGACGCGGAGCCCCCTGCCCCGGACCCGTCTGTGGGAACCGCCCCGCCCGCGTGCGGGACCGGCTCCCCGGAGGGTGACCTATCGCCCTGCGGGGGTCTGCCGACCAGCCCCGCGCGGACCCGAGGCCTCGCAGGTCGGGTCGTGCGGGGGCAGCCGTCCCGTGCGCAGGTAGGCGTTGACCAGGTTGTCGACACACGCGTTGCCGTACTCGCCGTACAAGCCGTGCTGGCGGGCACCCTTCACGGTGAGGAGCCGGGAGCTGGGCCACTGCCCGCGCATGGCCTCGGCGCCGGAGTAGGGGGTGCGGGGGTCGCCGGTGGCGGCGACCAGCAGGGCCGGGACGTCGTTGTCGAGTACGGTCGGCGCTTCGGCGGGCCGGTCCCAGAACTCGCAAGGCGTTATGTTGTCGGCCACCGGCCCGGTCAGGGGGAACCGCTCGCGGGAGTCCTCGACCGCACGCCAGTAGCTGCCGACACCGCGCCGCTCCGCGACGTCGCCGCAGACGATCGCGGTCATCTGTCCGGCGGAGGCCGAGCCCGCGCCGGTCAGCAGGAATTCCAACTGCCCGGCCAGCTGGTCGGACGGTTCGACCGGTTCGCGATCCGCGGCGCGCGCCAGCAGCCGTACGGTGCCGGCCAGGTCGGCTCGCCGCTGGTCGAGATCGCTGCCGAGACCGCCGAGGAGGACGGCGGGCAGCACGTGCTCGTCCAGCAGGTACTCCTTTCCGATCCGCAGTGACCTCTGTGCCGCGGCGTCGAGGACGTGCTTCACGGTGGCCAGGACCTGGCCGCGCGTGGCGCCAAGCCCGTAGGTGCCGTCCCGCGTGGCGGCCCAGGATGCCCACGCGCGCAGGGCCGCCTCGTTGGCCGCCTCGGCGCCGCGCAGCAGGGCGGGGCTGTAGCGTGGCGGGAACATGACGCCGTCCAGGACCATGCGTCCGGTGCGGCCGGGGAAGAGCTGGGTGTAGACCTCGCCGAGGTAACTGCCGTAGGAATAGCCGACGTAGGACAAGGTGTCGGCGCCGAGCGCGGCTCGGATGACGTCCATGTCGCGGGCGGTGTTGCGGGTGGTCACATAAGGCAGCACGTCGCCCTGGGCGCGTTCGCACTGCCGGGCCAGCTCGCGGGC comes from Streptomyces sp. SCL15-4 and encodes:
- a CDS encoding DUF6221 family protein gives rise to the protein MDDLVRFLIARVNDDNHAYAYVAGTLGGKALLDSHLPMLDLIEQLANDYKAMDPSDSRSPGLAYALRVLGQSYAEHPAYQQEWRP
- a CDS encoding MIP family channel protein, whose protein sequence is MAKRTRALASEFLGTLLLVFFAVGCAVLGVEFIGTVGIALAFGFVLLALAYALGPISGCHVNPAVTLGMLCARRIDVTAAIGYWIAQFVGGIAGAALLFLLAKQVPGFRADGAFGSNGYGDRSAVHINTGGAFLAEVVLTFLLVFVVLGVTHRVAVVGFDGLPIGIALAVIHLIGIPLTGTSVNPARSLGPALFAGGSALSQLWLFIVAPLVGGLLAALVHHVTHPAGEERTIADEVAAD
- a CDS encoding DUF4232 domain-containing protein; translation: MQRVLNLARWVAAGALVSSLSVAVPATAAPGSPACDHVALSWAGGTAKPGGGSDRQETARVQVKNTGDRACSLLGAPSVKLTTNGVPETLLQQRGGGSVDLAPGKTARFTITFLGDTGKNGNETIRPDQAVVTLPGGTVKTLTWRWGSVTRQEAASRPGNYVSPVT
- a CDS encoding alpha/beta hydrolase, with translation MPTSRRITVFATCAVVLAGLTTTATAATADPDPLARFHRRHVDWHACALGPGDELGRRLDAAGADCADIAVPLDYAKPGGRTLTVAISRLKATDTAHRAGPLLFNDGGPAGPGLHMPLTKSEVMGTVAERYDLIGMDPRFVGRSTPLDCGWNLGSAPLRSAGTDSAAYREEVTVARELARQCERAQGDVLPYVTTRNTARDMDVIRAALGADTLSYVGYSYGSYLGEVYTQLFPGRTGRMVLDGVMFPPRYSPALLRGAEAANEAALRAWASWAATRDGTYGLGATRGQVLATVKHVLDAAAQRSLRIGKEYLLDEHVLPAVLLGGLGSDLDQRRADLAGTVRLLARAADREPVEPSDQLAGQLEFLLTGAGSASAGQMTAIVCGDVAERRGVGSYWRAVEDSRERFPLTGPVADNITPCEFWDRPAEAPTVLDNDVPALLVAATGDPRTPYSGAEAMRGQWPSSRLLTVKGARQHGLYGEYGNACVDNLVNAYLRTGRLPPHDPTCEASGPRGAGRQTPAGR